The DNA region AACTCTTAATGCAGAAATGTTTATTCCGGTGTATCAGCACGGCATAGTGATTGCGTATATTATCATTAATCGCCAAAAAAATGGTCTGTATGGTAACCACAAGCAGGATGAAATAATTGTATTTGCTCGCTATCTTAAAACAATTTTACATTTGATACAAAACCGTAATAAAGACAATGTATATGATATAAAAGAGCAACTTGATTCTGAATTACAACATAAAACTGCAGAGATGAACCAGTACAAGCAAAATATTCGTTCTGTGTTGCGTAACTTAAAACAAAAAGATGTGGGTCTTGTTTTTTATAAAAATAAACGGTTCATATATGGTAATCAAACGGCGCATACACTTATTACCGTTAATATCAACACGCACGATGCGCATCCAATAACCCAAGCAATTAAAAAAATAACAACACTAGCGGCCAGTTATAATGCACCACAAAAAACCTATGTTGAAATTGATGAACATAAAAAACTAATACTCATTGCAGTGCCTGAACCAGATAATCAGGAAATCGTCATCATGGTATATCAACTAGAAAGTCCGGACACAACGCAACAACTTACTATAAACGCCAGCGCAACCGATACCGATGGCGCTTGGTATTTAGAAGCGACTGAGTCTGGAGCTCTGCTTAATCAATTAATACCAGGAACGAGTAAAGAAACTATTGATTTTAAGATTAATCTATTAAAAGTAATTGATAGTCCTAAAGGGATTTTACTCACCATGCCAAAAGATGAAATTACGCCAACAATTGCCGTGTTACAACAGATCACATCACGAGAAAAAGTACATACCATAACGCTCACTAAACCAACCAATGCTATTGATATCGCCCCTTTAATTTTTGGTATTAACCCCATTTTTGGTCTCACAATCGAACAACCGCCATTGCTTGAAACGCTTGATGGTACCGGGATGCTGTTACTGCAGAATGCAGAGTTTTTAGATGTTGAAGTACAAAAATTACTTGCTCATTTTATTGCCTATGGAACCTACACAACATTTAAAAGTAATAAAACAAATACTAGTGATGTGCGCATTATATGCTCAGTAGACCAAGACAATAATTCAAAATATCGTCTTTCTGATGACCTACGTGCACAACTAGCACAATTATCCATTTCACTTGCACCATATGCTACGGAAAGGAATACCCAACTAAAAACAAATAATTTCACTCCCGCGACGATACATACTAAAACGTATACAGAAACCCGTTATCATCCTGCCTACTGCCAAGATAATACTGAAATCGCTCAGATTGTACACCTGGGTAAAGCTGCTCTTAAAGATAAAAAAAGCATGTCGATATTATGGGCATATTTTAAAGATCAGACAACTCTTGCAACAGCCCTTGGCGTAAATCGCTCATCAATTAATAGACGATGTAGACAATACAAGCTCACGTAAACTCAGGAAAAATCAACATGGACTGGAAAAAATTTAAGGAAAAATCTGAAGAATTCTTAATCCATCTTGAAGTAGAACGTAACCTATCTCCCGGCACATTACGTTCATATAAGTACGACCTCAACCTTTTCATACGGTTTTGGGCAGCTCTTGAAACAGAAAATCTTTCATTACAGCAAACAATTGAACGATATTTAATCTCTCTTTTTTATAGAAAAATTAGTAAAAGTTCAATAGCTCGTAAATTTTCATGCTTTAAATCTTTTGAACGCTTTCTACGCAGACAAGGCATACGACTTAATCTCAAACTTAAGCGACCGAGCGTTGAAAAAAAACTACCTATATATTTCAGCGTCGATGAAATTTTTCACTTACTCGACACCATAAAAGATGCTGAGCTCCCGACCAAAAAGCCGATACGAGATAAAGCGGTTTTTGAATTATTGTATGCAACAGGAATACGTTGCGGCGAACTAGTGAATATACAGTACAAAGACGTCGATCTTGTTAATAAAACTATACGCATTTGTGGCAAAGGAAACAAAGAGCGAATTGTGCTTTTTGGCAGCAAAGCACAACAAAAATTAGAAGAATATTTACAACATGAGCGCCCACTCATTACCGCTCCTACAGATCCTCTTTTTTTAAATAATCGCAACAAACAAGTGAATCGCGGCAACATACAACAAATTTTTAGTATGTTCCGTAAATTTTTAACCGTTGGCAGGCAGCTAACTCCACATAAAATCCGTCACTCATTCGCTACCCATTTATTAAACCAAGGTGCTGATTTGCGCGTGGTACAAGAACTCTTAGGACACAAGTCACTCGCAAGCACAGAGAAATATACGCATGTCTCTCTGCAGCGACTTACCGCCATATGTGACAGCTCACACCCATTTAACGCCATTTTCAAGCGCAAAAACAAATAATTATGCAAACACCAATCCAAATATCCCTAAAAATATCCCACATTTTATATTTTTTTGCTGTCTTATTTACCACTATCAGCGCACGACTTATATACATGCAAATTCATTTATCGAATGAATATTTAATACAAAGTACGAAGAACTATTCTCGGCTTGAACAAGTGACTTCACCACGAGGCAATATTACCGACGCATATGGAAACCTACTGGTCACCAATCGCCCCATTGTACATATCTATTGGCAAGGTGCAGCAGATATACAACTTAATCAAGCTACTCGAGACACATTACACAACTTGGGACAAATACTAGAACAACCATTTCTTGAAAATGATACAGTCCTTACGCAAATCAAAAGGGCAAACCGTTACTGCCAAAAAATACGTCTCGCATCTGACATAACTTTTGAGCAACTCAGTAAAATTAAAGAACAATTTCCCAATCATCCTGCAATAATTGTAGGAACAGATTTTGAACGGTTTTATCCACACAACAGTTATGCAAGCCACATCCTTGGTTATTTAGGACGTATCAATGTAGAATCAATCGGACAAATGGGACTAGAAAAATTACATGAAGATGCATTAAAAGGTAATCCTGGTATAATTCTAAAAACAATAAATTCTCTTGGCGCCAACCTAGTACAATTAGAGCTCAAAAAAGCACTTTCTGGTAGTACTATCCAAACAACAATAGATCTTCCTCTGCAAAATCTAGTTGAGCAAATATTTCCAGAAGATGTTGCTGGCACTATTGTTATTATGAATCCAGCAGATGGTGCATTGCGTGCAATTGTTTCTCGCCCAAACTTTAATCCAAATATTTTTTTACATCCAATCACTGCACAAAATTGGAACTCATTACAAAAAAACCAGCCTTTTCTAAATCGTGCGTTTAAAGCCTGTTACCCACCAGGCTCCATATTTAAATTGATCACCATCAGTGCTGCTTTAGAGCAAAGGCTTATTCAGCATTCAGAAAAAACCTGCTGTCGCGGATACTTACGATTTGGCGGACGAAAATATTGGTGTTCAAATAGGGATGGACACGGAGAGCTATCCATACATGAATCGATAGCGAAATCATGCAATATTCTCTTTTTCAAAATTGGAAAAAAAATCGATATCGACTTACTCCATAGTTATGCAAACAAATTTGGTCTTGGCACCAAAACTGGTATAACGTTTTCAGAAGAACAAGGACTCATTCCTTCACGCCTATGGAAAAAAACCACCAAGAACGAGTCTTGGTGGCAAGGTGAAACATTATCAGTCACCATTGGGCAAAGCTTTTTACAAGTTACGCCAATCCAGGTTGCCCGCATGATAGGGAGTATATTCACTGGTTATTTAGTAACTCCCCGTATTTTACTGAAGGAACCGGTTGTTAAACAACCACTCGATATCTCACCAGAAACAAGACAATTATTACGTGAAACCATGGAACTCACCATTCAACAAGGAACCGGTCAGTCAGTAAAAAACATTCGAGACATCACCATACATGCAAAAACAAGTACTGCCCAAACAAGCTGTCTGAGCAAACGAGAGCTCGGCACCCAATACCTTGAGCATGGTTGGTTCGTTAGCCATATATCATATAAACACCATGACCCAATCATTCTTATTATTCTTTTAGAGAATGTTGGTTCTTCGCGGGTAGCAACACGGACTGCAAAAGATCTTCTTCTCGGTTATAAAAAATTGATGGATCAAACGAGGTAAAAAAACCTACCGTATTCAGGCACGTTCGAAGCTAAAACCTGCTAGATCCCTATAGGCCTCATAATGTCCCTAGGCAAGACACCCATTTGATTATTAATTCAATATGAATTAATCTTATGCTATAATAAGTGAACAAGTAGAAACTATTTATACTATTCTAAAATGGAGGCCCATTATGAATACACTATTTCAAAAACTAATCTGTTCGACTCTTTTATTAAGCGTTGGACAATCAATGGTTGCTGCAGAACTCTCAACGTTACAACCACTTACAAGCCGCATGTATACATCTGTTACCAATCACATCAGCAATCATCCCTATACGTACGGAGCACCGTTAGCAGCTGTAGCTGGTATCATTGCTCTCAAAACAATGAGGGACTACTCAAGACAATGTTTTCTAAAACGCCGTGAAGCTTTAGAAAATCTTGGTTTTCCAACATCAGCAACAAGAATGGCCAAGCGAATGAGCATGGAACAAGTTGAAACTCTTCGAGATTTACTCAAAGCCGGTGTTCCACTAGATGATGCAAAACGATTAAATAAAGAACACTCAAAAAACATCATTGAAAACATAGTATTGCTCGTAGAAGATGGATACATAACTTTAAATGCTGCAATCTCTTATGCAAAACAGTATTCTGCTGATCGAGAGGTATTGCTCACTAGACCTCTTCTGAAACCATAAAATTTATGGCATACTCATGATCTGTTTATATAAAAAAAGGTTATGAGAACATGAAATATGAAAAATTAAAATCATCATCAGAGGCACAATTTCGCAGAGTAACTGGGGTCAAGCGCAAGACATTTGAAGCGATGATAGAAATCCTAAAAGAGGCCTATAAGATAAAAAAATCTAAAGGTGGCCGGCCAAGCAAGCTTGGAGTCGAAGACATGTTGCTTATGGCATTGGAATATATTCGAGAATATCGAACTTATCTACATATTGCTACGAGTTATGGCCTTGCAGAAAGTAATGCTTTTGAAGCAATACGGTGGGTTGAAAATGTGCTCATTAAAAGCAAAGAATTCAGGCTGCCTGGTAGAAAAGCTTTATTAAAAAGTGACAATGAATTCGAAATTATTTTAATTGATGCGACAGAAAGCCCTATTGAACGACCAAAAAAAAACAACGCCGATTCTATTCGGGGAAGAAAAAACGTCATACCTTAAAAACACAAGTTGTTGTTGATAAGGCAACAAAAAAAATTATTTGCACAGAGCATTCAAATGGCAAAAAACATGATTTCAAGATTTTTAAAGAATCAAATGTTCACTTTAAAAAATCAACGTTAGCCCTTACAGACACAGGATATTTAGGGCTGCAAAAGATTCATACAAAGACATTGATGCCAAAGAAAAAAAGTAAAAAACATCCCTTAACCTCAGACGACAAAAAACAAAATAAAGAACTGTCGAGCCAGCGCGTGTTGAATGAGCATGTGATTGGAATGATAAAACGATTCAAAATAGTTTCTGACAAGTACCGTAATCGAAGAAAGAGGTTTGGATTACGTTTTAATCTCATTGCGGGAATATGTAATTTTGAGTTAACTAAATGAGTTTCAGAAGAGGTCTACTATAAAAGAGTCCGCTAGGGATGGTATACTTGGCCAATACATGCAAACACTTTCAAAAGCAAATATTAAAGCCGAGACTACTCGAGAAGTTATAGCTACAATCAAACAAACCGTACTGGAAGCGGTCCGTGAACAAAGACTGGGTACAACCCTTCGCGATGCAAACAGTAACAATACCCAAACGGCTGCAGCAACTCCACAATCGTAAACCAATACATTTTTTTTAGATAATCGACAAAGCCCTGGATTACCTCCGGGGCTTTTTTCGTAGATGGGCTCGTAAAGCCTAAACCCCTACCCCATTTGACTGTCAACACAACATGGGACACAATGATACTATAATAAACATCTAAGTAGACAGTGTTTATATATCATATGTCCCTAAACGTAAACGGAGGTCCATTATGGCTACCATTTCAAAACCTACTGTATTTCAAAAAATGATCTGTGCAACGCTTGTAGTAAGCTTTGGACAATCAGCAGTTGCTGCCGAACTCTCAACGTTACAACCACTTACAAGCCGCATGTATACATCTGTTGCTAATCACATCAGTAATAATCGATATGCGTACGGAGCACCGTTAGCAGCTGTAGCTGGTATCATTGCTCTCAACCAGATTCGCGAGTACTCAAACCAATGCTTTGAAAAACGACGCCAAGCACTAGAAGACCTTGGTTTTCCAACATCAGCAACAAGAATGGCCAAGCGAATGAGCATGGAACAGGTCCAAACCCTTGCAAAGCTAATACACGCGGGTATCAGTTTGAACGCAGCAAAAGCATTAAACAAGCAATACTCAAAAGAAGTGCTAGAAAATATAGCATATCTATATCGTGGTCACAAAATATCTCTAGAATATGCTACTGACCTTGCAACTACATTCTTTGATAAGAAAATATTAGTTGCTATAAAAGCAAGAGCAGATCAAAATCCAGAAGCATTTGCTCAATGCCTAGAAGCATTGGCAATAGCAAATATTAGCGCCAATGCTGCTCAAAATGCTGCACATACAACAGCAGAAGGCATGCGAAATGCAGCCTGGGACAGAGAATTTTGGAAAAAAATTCTCGGAAACAACAACAAATAATCTGATAATAATAGCTTAGCCATACAAAAAGCCCCGGATAATCTCCGGGGCTTTTTCCATATACAGCCTCACGCGTCCAGGACAATGATAGCCATTTGATCAAAAACAGCCCACCTGTTACAATAAGTTTGTAATACAAAGTAAATAATCAAAAGCAACCAGCTTCATATAGAAAAAATTTCATATAACTATAGCAATGGGGGATCATCTATGCTTACCGGTAAAAAAATCAATACATTCAATAAAACTATCTGCTTGATATTAACCTTTGGATATGGGCTTCTTACTGCAAATCCAACAACCACCCATATCAAACAAAAAGAAGAACTCGATTCTCAGCCTAAAAACTCTCGCATAGTAAGCCATTTAGCCAATTATGGCTACCTCTACGTACTAACAGCCGCTGCAGTCGTTATCGGCATTTTCGCACACCGCAATGCAAAATTAAGTTTTGCTCAACGACTTGCTGATCTACAAAAACTAGGATTTTCCAATGCAGAAAAAATGGCCCACGCAATGAGCAAGGAATCGATTGAATCTCTTAAAGGACTGCTTGCTGCAAACATTAGCCTGGAAGATGCAAAAGCTGTTAATAAAGCACATTCTTACCAAACAGTAAACAATATCCTGCTTTTATTAAAAAACAAGACAATCACACTCGAAAAAGCAGTTGAATTTGCCGATATATACCCAGATCGCGGTATCTTACTGACCATACGAGAAACAGCTGCACAAGGCCCAGAGGCTCTTGCCAAACTTCTAGCGGATATGACAAAAGCGAATATCGAATTGAAGAAAGCTCGTATTAGAGCTAGTGCTATCAAAGATGCTGCATGTACAAAAGCACAAGGACTTCGCGATGCTGCCTCGATACAAGCACAGACGTCTGGCAGTTCTGTACTCATAAATAGTTACGACTATCCAACAAGAGGTACAATCATCCAAGGTGACGGTCTCCGCGTACGAATCAGATAAACGCACTAAGAATACACACGTAAAAATATGTAATCATGCAAAAAAGCCCTGGGGTTTCCCTCAGGGCTTTTTCTATATTCAAAACTCGAAACTTGAAAGCGGACTTATTTGCTTGCAACAGCAATTCGTTTAGCTAAGCGACCAATTTTGCGAGATGCTGTATTTTTATGAAGCACCCCTTTGCCAACTGCACGAGCCAATTTAGCTTGCGCGTCGTTGAACAATTCCATCAATTTAGCAGATTCCATTTCTTTTTCGATACCTGCTAAAACTTTTTTAACTGCAGTCTTGATTGAAGAACGACGCGCATTATTACGCTCACGTTTCACTATCATCTGCTTTGCACGTTTCTGTGCTGACTTAATATTTGCCATTATGCAACCTTATAAAACTACAAATTATAGGACCTTTTGGACCTTCTGTGCCTTAACGCATTTAGTACATACGTTACTACTTATCACTTTTTTTGTATCACTACCCGCGATTACAAAGCGCATTCTATGCACGTTTGGGTATACCCATCGTTTCACTTTATTATTCGCATGACTCACATGATTAGCGACCTGTGGCCTCTTATCACATACAAAACATATTCGTGCCATTGTTCCAAAAATCCTTTCAACTATCCCAGAATGCTACTCAATAAGTACTGTTTATAATACTAAAAATGGTAACATTTTCAAATTATATCTTATTCATCCGTTATCATAACTAAAATCCTATCGCCCACTAAGTTGACAAATAGAAAGATTAGCTACGTTCTCTGCCTAAAAGGCGTTATTCCTTATACAATCTTATGGAATTCACGCGGCGATATACCCAATAAAGCATACATTTCCTCGGCTTCCATTGTCTCTTTTTCGAGCAATGTTTTTGCCAAAAGATCCAATTTATCTTTATTAGTAGTTATCAATTCCACTGCCCGTTGATATTGCTCATCCAATACTTTTTGAACAGCCATATCAATTCGCTCTGCTGTTTTCTGCGAATACTTAAATGCCTCATGCCCTTGGTCGTAAATCGCAAGCCCAAGTTCATCTGACATACCATAATGACATATCATCTCGCGAGCTTGCTTGGTTGCATCCATAAAATCGCTCCCTGCACCGCTACTCAATATATCAAACATCAACTTTTCTGCCGCTCGCCCTCCCATACAGACAGCAATATCCGCTTCAATTTCTTTCCTTGTACGCGAATATTTTTCACGCTCTGGCAAGAAATGGGTCACACCCAAAGCCCGACCTCGAGGCAAAATAGTCATTTTATATACTGGGTCCGTATGCTCTGGCAATAATAACCCGACTAAAGCATGCCCCGCCTCATGATACGCAGTTTTCTCAAGATCCTCCTTGGTCTGTATCATGGTTTTATTTTCTTTACCAAGAATATGCTTGTCTCGCGCTTCTTCGATATCCGCAACAGTTACCTCTGTTCTTTCAAACTTTGAAGCATGCAAAGCCGCCTCATTAATCAAATTTGCAAGGTCTGCACCCGTGAATCCAGGAGTACCACGAGCAAGTTTCGATAAATCAACATCTGGGCTCATTTTTACTGCTTTTCCATGCAGATTTAAAATCTCTAATCGACTCTTTAAATCTGGATATGGTACCACAACGCGACGATCAAAACGTCCTGGACGTAACAACGCCTTATCGAGAACATCTGGACGGTTTGTTGCAGCTAATACGATAACGGCACCTGGTGTTGTCTGGAAACCATCCATTTCAGTAAGCAGCTGGTTAAGCGTTTGCTCGCGCTCATCATGACCACCACCAAGACCACTGCCACGATGGCGTCCGATCGCATCAATTTCATCAATAAATATAATCGAAGGAGAATGTGCTTTTGCCTGTGCAAACAGATCTCTCACTCGAGATGCACCCACACCTACAAACACTTCTATAAAATCTGAACCACTAATACTAAAGAATGGGCAGTTTGCTTCTCCCGCTACTGCACGCGCAAGTAACGTTTTACCATTACCCGGCTCACCAATCAACAATACCCCGCGGGTAATCTTAGCACCTATCTTTTGAAATTTTTCTGGATCTTTTAAGAAATTAACTAAATCCCTCAGCTCTTCTTTAGCTGCATGCGCCCCTGCTACAGAATCAAAATTCTCTTTAATAGTAGAAGGCAATGACATACGAGCTTTGCTTTTACCCATTGAAAAAATATTACCGCCGCTGCCGCCACCGCCAGAATTACGCGCTTGACGGAAAAAATACCAAATAAATAAAAAGGTAAAAAGCAAAGAAATAACAGGCAATAGATACCAAATATTCATTTGGCCAGCGCTGCTATCAATTTCTACTTCTATATTGTTTTTTGTGTAAACAGACCAATTTTCTGGATTATATGATGGTACCACCGTTTCAAAAGTGGTTCCATCTCGCAATTCACCTGCAACATCATTACCAGAAACGATCATCTTCTTTACGTTGCCAGCCTCAACATGCTTCATAAACGCTGAATAATTTATCAGCTTGATACCTTGTTTGATGCTTGTTAAATGATGCAATGTGAGCATGCAACCAAAAACAATAATTGCACCAATTAATACTCCCTTAGGTCCACCATCGAAAAATTTTTTGAAACCTTTTTTCTTCATATTATTAATACCTAATGTTGATTATTAAATAATTAAAAACATCCCAAATAACCCCTACTTGCTATAACACGTTTCATTTTACCTTTTTCGTGCAAGATTAATACACTATAGCATATAAAAATCACATAAGCCTGTCGATACCCAAAC from Candidatus Babeliales bacterium includes:
- the xerA gene encoding site-specific tyrosine recombinase/integron integrase — protein: MDWKKFKEKSEEFLIHLEVERNLSPGTLRSYKYDLNLFIRFWAALETENLSLQQTIERYLISLFYRKISKSSIARKFSCFKSFERFLRRQGIRLNLKLKRPSVEKKLPIYFSVDEIFHLLDTIKDAELPTKKPIRDKAVFELLYATGIRCGELVNIQYKDVDLVNKTIRICGKGNKERIVLFGSKAQQKLEEYLQHERPLITAPTDPLFLNNRNKQVNRGNIQQIFSMFRKFLTVGRQLTPHKIRHSFATHLLNQGADLRVVQELLGHKSLASTEKYTHVSLQRLTAICDSSHPFNAIFKRKNK
- a CDS encoding penicillin-binding transpeptidase domain-containing protein: MQIHLSNEYLIQSTKNYSRLEQVTSPRGNITDAYGNLLVTNRPIVHIYWQGAADIQLNQATRDTLHNLGQILEQPFLENDTVLTQIKRANRYCQKIRLASDITFEQLSKIKEQFPNHPAIIVGTDFERFYPHNSYASHILGYLGRINVESIGQMGLEKLHEDALKGNPGIILKTINSLGANLVQLELKKALSGSTIQTTIDLPLQNLVEQIFPEDVAGTIVIMNPADGALRAIVSRPNFNPNIFLHPITAQNWNSLQKNQPFLNRAFKACYPPGSIFKLITISAALEQRLIQHSEKTCCRGYLRFGGRKYWCSNRDGHGELSIHESIAKSCNILFFKIGKKIDIDLLHSYANKFGLGTKTGITFSEEQGLIPSRLWKKTTKNESWWQGETLSVTIGQSFLQVTPIQVARMIGSIFTGYLVTPRILLKEPVVKQPLDISPETRQLLRETMELTIQQGTGQSVKNIRDITIHAKTSTAQTSCLSKRELGTQYLEHGWFVSHISYKHHDPIILIILLENVGSSRVATRTAKDLLLGYKKLMDQTR
- a CDS encoding IS5 family transposase (programmed frameshift) produces the protein MKYEKLKSSSEAQFRRVTGVKRKTFEAMIEILKEAYKIKKSKGGRPSKLGVEDMLLMALEYIREYRTYLHIATSYGLAESNAFEAIRWVENVLIKSKEFRLPGRKALLKSDNEFEIILIDATESPIERPKKKQRRFYSGKKKRHTLKTQVVVDKATKKIICTEHSNGKKHDFKIFKESNVHFKKSTLALTDTGYLGLQKIHTKTLMPKKKSKKHPLTSDDKKQNKELSSQRVLNEHVIGMIKRFKIVSDKYRNRRKRFGLRFNLIAGICNFELTK
- the rpsT gene encoding 30S ribosomal protein S20 — its product is MANIKSAQKRAKQMIVKRERNNARRSSIKTAVKKVLAGIEKEMESAKLMELFNDAQAKLARAVGKGVLHKNTASRKIGRLAKRIAVASK
- the rpmB gene encoding 50S ribosomal protein L28 produces the protein MARICFVCDKRPQVANHVSHANNKVKRWVYPNVHRMRFVIAGSDTKKVISSNVCTKCVKAQKVQKVL
- the ftsH gene encoding ATP-dependent zinc metalloprotease FtsH, which codes for MKKKGFKKFFDGGPKGVLIGAIIVFGCMLTLHHLTSIKQGIKLINYSAFMKHVEAGNVKKMIVSGNDVAGELRDGTTFETVVPSYNPENWSVYTKNNIEVEIDSSAGQMNIWYLLPVISLLFTFLFIWYFFRQARNSGGGGSGGNIFSMGKSKARMSLPSTIKENFDSVAGAHAAKEELRDLVNFLKDPEKFQKIGAKITRGVLLIGEPGNGKTLLARAVAGEANCPFFSISGSDFIEVFVGVGASRVRDLFAQAKAHSPSIIFIDEIDAIGRHRGSGLGGGHDEREQTLNQLLTEMDGFQTTPGAVIVLAATNRPDVLDKALLRPGRFDRRVVVPYPDLKSRLEILNLHGKAVKMSPDVDLSKLARGTPGFTGADLANLINEAALHASKFERTEVTVADIEEARDKHILGKENKTMIQTKEDLEKTAYHEAGHALVGLLLPEHTDPVYKMTILPRGRALGVTHFLPEREKYSRTRKEIEADIAVCMGGRAAEKLMFDILSSGAGSDFMDATKQAREMICHYGMSDELGLAIYDQGHEAFKYSQKTAERIDMAVQKVLDEQYQRAVELITTNKDKLDLLAKTLLEKETMEAEEMYALLGISPREFHKIV